One genomic segment of Chelonia mydas isolate rCheMyd1 chromosome 1, rCheMyd1.pri.v2, whole genome shotgun sequence includes these proteins:
- the LOC102945222 gene encoding olfactory receptor 51G2, with protein sequence MSAVNDTKFTPAVFLLTGIPGQEDVHLWISIPLCLMYVISIVGNSVILFVIKTDPSLHEPMYIFLSMLAITDLGISISTLPTILGIYLFNSREISFEACFAQLFFIHLLQLIESSMLLLMAFDRFVAICNPLRHASILTLQRIDNMGLVFVLRSVAVIFPLPFLLKRFRYCRDNVLSHSYCLHQEVMKAACSDITVNNIYGLFVTLLTVGLDSLLIFLSYVMILKTVLSIASNAECLRALNTCVSHLCAVVMFYSAEIGLAVIHRFGKGSSPLLKTVLGYISLLVPPLINPIVYSVKSRHLRAGIIRAFIK encoded by the coding sequence ATGTCAGCTGTCAATGACACCAAATTCACACCTGCTGTGTTCCTTCTCAccgggatacctgggcaggaagacGTCCATCTCTGGATCTCTATCCCCTTATGCTTAATGTATGTTATTTCCATAGTAGGAAATTCAGTCATCCTGTTTgttataaaaacagatccaagcctccatgagcctatgtacattttcctttccatgttggccaTCACAGACCTTGGCATATCGATATCCACCTTGCCGACAATACTGGGCATATACTTGTTTAACTCTAGGGAGATCAGCTTCGAAGCCTGTTTtgcccagctgttcttcatccacttGCTTCAATTAATTGAATCCTCCATGCTCTTGCTGATGGCCTTTGACCGCTTCGTCGCGATCTGTAACCCACTGAGACATGCCTCCATCTTAACCCTGCAGAGAATAGACAATATGGGACTGGTGTTTGTGCTAAGAAGTGTGGCTGTAATATTCCCACTCCCATTTCTACTGAAAAGGTTCCGATACTGTCGAGACAACgtcctctcccattcctactgCCTGCATCAAGAGGTCATGAAGGCGGCTTGTTCAGATATCACAGTGAACAACATCTATGGCTTGTTTGTTACACTCTTAACAGTGGGGTTGGACTCGctgctcatcttcctctcttatgtgatgatcctcAAAACAGTGCTGAGCATCGCATCCAATGCAGAGTGCCTCAGGGCCCTGAACACCTGCGTGTCCCACCTCTGCGCTGTCGTGATGTTCTATTCAGCAGAGATCGGCCTTGCTGTGATACACAGATTTGGAAAGGGCTCATCTCCCTTGCTTAAAACGGTCCTGGGCTACATCTCCCTGCTCGTCCCACCCCTAATTAATCCAATTGTGTACAGCGTGAAAAGTAGACACTTGCGTGCGGGGATAATCAGGGCATTCATCAAGTGA
- the LOC102945448 gene encoding LOW QUALITY PROTEIN: olfactory receptor 51G2-like (The sequence of the model RefSeq protein was modified relative to this genomic sequence to represent the inferred CDS: inserted 2 bases in 2 codons) yields the protein MSAVNDTKFNCAVFHLTGIXGEEDIHLWISIAFCLMYVISIVGNSLILFIIKTDPSLHEPMYIFLSMLAVTDLGISITTMPTTLDIFLFNSMEISLNACFAQLFFIHSLQCIESSMLLLMAFHRFVAIRDPLRYVSILTLLRTAKMGLVFVLRGVAIIXPLPFLLKQFQYCRANVFSHSYCLHQDVMEMACSGISINSIYGLFTTLLMVRLDSLLICLSYVMILKTVLSIASTVECLRALNTCVSHLCAVLLFYMPMLGLSVLYRFGKGSPPLIQILLGYIYLLVPPLMNPVVYSVKSKHLCARIISVFVK from the exons atgtcagctgtcaatgaCACCAAATTCAACTGTGCAGTGTTCCATCTCACAGGGA CTGGGGAGGAAGATATCCATCTGTGGATATCTATCGCCTTCTGCTTAATGTATGTTATTTCCATAGTAGGAAATTCActcattctgttcattataaaaacagatccaagcctccatgagcccatgtacattttcctttccatgttggccgTCACAGACCTTGGCATATCGATAACTACCATGCCGACAACACTGGATATATTCTTATTTAACTCTATGGAGATCAGCCTCAATGCCTGTTTtgcccagctgttcttcatccactcACTTCAATGCATTGAATCCTCCATGCTCTTGTTGATGGCCTTTCACCGCTTTGTTGCAATCCGTGACCCGCTGAGATATGTCTCCATCTTAACCCTGCTGAGAACAGCCAAGATGGGACTGGTGTTTGTGCTAAGAGGGGTGGCCATAA CCCCACTCCCCTTTCTCCTGAAACAGTTCCAATACTGTCGAGCCAATGTCTTCTCCCATTCCTACTGCCTGCACCAGGACGTCATGGAGATGGCTTGTTCGGGTATCTCAATCAACAGCATCTATGGCTTGTTTACTACACTCTTAATGGTGAGGTTAGACTCGCTGCTCATATGcctctcttatgtgatgatcctcAAAACAGTGCTGAGCATCGCATCCACCGTGGAGTGCCTCAGGGCCCTTAACACCTGTGTCTCCCACCTCTGCGCTGTTCTGCTCTTCTACATGCCAATGCTCGGCTTGTCTGTGTTATACAGATTTGGAAAGGGCTCTCCTCCCTTGATTCAGATTCTCCTGGGCTACATCTACCTGCTGGTTCCACCCCTGATGAACCCAGTTGTGTACAGCGTGAAAAGCAAACACCTCTGTGCGAGGATAATCAGTGTGTTCGTGAAGTGA
- the LOC102945678 gene encoding olfactory receptor 51G2, which produces MSAVNDTKFKSAVFLLTGLPGQEDVHLWISIPFCLVYVISIVGNSVILFIIKTDPSLHKPMYIFLSMLAVTDLGLSISTIPTILGILLFNSREISLDACCAQLFFIHSLSYIESSVLLLMAFDRFIAICNPLRYASILTPLRIARMGLFFVLRSVALNIPLPFLLKRFRYCRANVLSHSYCLHQDVMKLACSDITVNSIYGLSIKLLAEGLDSLLIFLSYVMILKTVLSVASHMECLRALNTCVSHLCAVLLFYIPDISLSVIHRFGNSSSPFLQILLGYVYLLVPPLMNPIVYSLKSKHLRARIMRVFIK; this is translated from the coding sequence atgtcagctgtcaatgaCACCAAATTCAAATCTGCAGTGTTCCTTCTCACTGGGTTACCTGGGCAGGAAGACGTGCATCTCTggatctctatccccttctgcttAGTGTATGTCATTTCCATagtaggaaattcagtcattctgtttattataaaaacagatccaagcctccataagcccatgtacattttcctttccatgttggctGTCACAGACCTTGGCTTATCGATATCCACCATACCGACGATATTGGGGATATTATTATTTAACTCTAGGGAGATCAGCCTTGATGCCTGTTGtgcccagctgttcttcatccactcGCTTTCATACATTGAATCCTCTGTGCTCTTGTTGATGGCCTTTGACCGCTTCATTGCGATCTGTAACCCACTGAGATATGCTTCCATCTTAACCCCACTGAGAATAGCCAGGATGGGACTTTTCTTTGTGCTAAGATCGGTGGCCCTTAACATCCCACTTCCCTTTCTCCTGAAACGATTCCGATACTGTCGAGCCaatgtcctctcccattcctactgCCTGCACCAGGACGTCATGAAGCTGGCTTGTTCTGATATCACAGTCAACAGCATTTATGGCTTGTCTATTAAACTCTTGGCGGAGGGGCTGGACTCGCTGCTCATCTTTctctcttatgtgatgatcctcAAAACTGTGCTGAGTGTCGCATCCCACATGGAGTGCCTCAGGGCCCTGAACACCTGCGTCTCCCATCTCTGCGCCGTCCTGCTCTTCTACATACCAGATATCAGCTTGTCTGTGATACACAGATTTGGGaacagctcttctcccttccttcAGATTCTCTTGGGCTATGTCTACCTGCTGGTCCCACCCCTGATGAACCCAATCGTGTACAGCTTGAAAAGCAAACACCTTCGTGCACGTATAATGAGGGTGTTCATCAAGTGA